A part of Heliangelus exortis chromosome 3, bHelExo1.hap1, whole genome shotgun sequence genomic DNA contains:
- the LOC139795578 gene encoding opsin-5-like, with protein MEEQYISKLHPAVDYGAGVFLLIIAILTILGNSAVLATAVKRSSLLKSPELLTINLAVADIGMAISMYPLAIASAWNHAWLGGDASCVYYALMGFLFGVCSMMTLCAMAVIRFLVTHSSKSNSNKITKNTVRILITFIWLYSLLWAILPLVGWGYYGPEPFGISCTIAWSKFHNSSNGFSFILSMFLLCTVLPALTIVACYLGIAWKVHKAYQEIQNIDRIPNAAKLERKLTLMAVLISVGFLSSWTPYAAASFWSIFNSSNSLQPILTLLPCLFAKSSTAYNPFIYYVFSKTFRQEIKQLQCCCCGWQVHFFSTNSSAENPVLMMWSGRDNARPSSAAKLENQGAATS; from the exons CCATCCTGACCATTCTTGGAAATTCAGCCGTCCTTGCTACAGCCGTGAAGCGCTCGTCCCTCCTCAAGTCACCGGAGCTGCTGACAATCAACTTGGCAGTAGCAGACATTGGGATGGCAATCAGCATGTATCCACTGGCCATTGCATCTGCCTGGAACCATGCTTGGCTGGGAGGAGATGCCTCCTGCGTGTATTATGCCCTGATGGGTTTCCTTTTTGGGGTCTGCAGCATGATGACCCTGTGTGCCATGGCTGTGATTCGATTCCTTGTTACCCATTCATCCAAATCTAACA GTAACAAAATCACCAAGAACACTGTTCGCATCTTGATAACTTTCATCTGGCTCTACTCCCTGCTCTGGGCCATTTTGCCCTTGGTAGGTTGGGGCTACTATGGCCCTGAGCCATTTGGGATCTCTTGTACAATAGCCTGGAGCAAGTTCCACAACTCCTCCAATGGCTTTTCATTCATCCTGAGCATGTTCCTCCTGTGCACAGTCTTGCCTGCACTGACCATCGTTGCCTGTTACTTGGGGATTGCCTGGAAAGTTCATAAAGCATACCAAGAGATCCAGAATATTGACAGGATCCCTAATGCAGCTAAACTGGAGAGGAAGCTGACACTG ATGGCCGTGCTCATCTCAGTTGGGTTCCTGAGCTCATGGACACCATATGCAGCAGCCAGCTTCTGGTCCATATTTAACTCCAGCAATTCCCTCCAGCCCATCCTCACGCTGCTGCCTTGTCTGTTTGCCAAATCCTCCACGGCCTACAACCCCTTCATCTACTACGTCTTCAGCAAAACTTTCCGCCAGGAAATCAaacagctgcagtgctgctgctgtggctggcAAGTTCATTTCTTCAGCAccaacagctctgctgaaaaccCCGTGCTGATGATGTGGAGTGGGAGAGACAACGCTCgtccctcctcagctgcaaAGCTGGAGAACCAGGGAGCTGCCACCAGCTGA